Proteins from a genomic interval of Colletes latitarsis isolate SP2378_abdomen chromosome 12, iyColLati1, whole genome shotgun sequence:
- the LOC143348762 gene encoding ionotropic receptor 25a-like: MSNERAVYRAVTGIVPPYVMFNTTSNTFYGYCIDLLDDIGSLAGFDYTIRESFDRHYGYREAHNGSWNGMIYELMENTSDIAVGPIWITSDRAQVVDFTIPYQRLSGFSIMMLKKQRRIPFLRFLTILEIEVWLCFALAFLSTVLLLFLLERYSPFSYRNNRDKHRDDPDDRFCSLKECFWFAFASFTPQGGGDLPKNLSGKMAAATWWLFGFVVVAAYTANLAAYETLERLERSVESMDDLTKQYRIRYSTLANSSAFRYFQGMKNAEDMLYEAWRRMTLDESTPEWNRSKYAVWDYPLEDKFTKMYYAMDEVGFVPNVEQAAKMVRNVNRTYEFAFIAEAVTIKYLTMTSCDFRQVGHEFNKKPFAFAVRKDSKLKKRIDDAITDMAIGGRLNELEIKWWTQNPQRANCPSDKDFNAGFGLDNLGAVFLLILVGALLSILILCLKYLWYRRSRRVHRTQASMQRLRSKRKSEKPPTSRFY; this comes from the exons ATGAGCAATGAAAGGGCAGTATATCGAGCGGTAACTGGAATCGTTCCGCCATATGTCATGTTCAATACCACCTCCAACACTTTTTATGGATATTGCATCGATCTATTGGACGATATTGGATCCCTGGCGGGTTTCGATTATACCATTAGAGAATCGTTCGATCGCCATTACGGATACAGAGAAGCACATAATGGCAGCTGGAATGGAATGATCTATGAACTGATGGAGAACACATCGGACATCGCTGTGGGACCAATATGGATAACGTCTGACAGAGCACAG GTGGTGGACTTCACGATACCCTATCAGAGATTAAGCGGTTTCTCCATAATGATGCTGAAGAAGCAGAGGCGGATTCCCTTTCTTCGTTTCTTAACGATCCTGGAGATCGAAGTCTGGCTGTGTTTCGCGTTAGCTTTCCTCTCGACGGTGCTTCTGTTATTTTTACTGGAGAGGTACTCGCCCTTTAGCTACCGTAACAATCGGGATAAACATCGAGACGATCCAGACGACCGATTCTGCTCCCTGAAGGAGTGCTTCTGGTTCGCGTTCGCGTCCTTCACTCCGCAAGGTGGCGGGGACCTTCCAAAAAATTTATCGGGGAAAATGGCGGCCGCTACTTGGTGGCTCTTTGGTTTCGTCGTTGTCGCAGCTTACACAGCCAATCTTGCAGCTTACGAAACGCTCGAGAGGCTGGAGAGGAGCGTCGAGTCCATGGATGATCTAACAAAACAGTATAGAATTCGTTATTCCACTTTGGCCAACTCCTCTGCGTTTAGATACTTCCAGGGGATGAAAAATGCAGAGGATATGCTTTATGA AGCTTGGAGACGAATGACGCTAGATGAAAGTACACCGGAATGGAACAGATCCAAGTAcgcggtctgggattatcccctgGAAGACAAGTTCACGAAGATGTATTACGCCATGGATGAAGTAGGATTTGTTCCAAACGTGGAACAAGCCGCGAAGATGGTACGGAATGTAAACCGTACTTACGAGTTCGCTTTTATAGCGGAAGCTGTGACCATAAAATATCTGACGATGACGAGCTGCGACTTCAGACAGGTCGGCCATGAATTCAACAAGAAACCGTTCGCGTTCGCCGTGAGAAAAGACTCCAAGTTGAAGAAGAGAATCGACGACGC GATCACAGATATGGCGATTGGGGGGAGATTAAACGAGCTGGAGATAAAATGGTGGACACAGAATCCTCAGAGAGCCAACTGTCCATCGGATAAAGACTTCAACGCAGGTTTTGGATTGGATAACTTAGGAGCTGTCTTCTTGCTAATCCTCGTTGGTGCATTGCTCTCGATTTTGATATTGTGCTTGAAATACTTATGGTATCGACGGAGTAGAAGAGTGCACAGAACGCAAGCATCGATGCAGCGTTTGAGATCTAAAAGAAAATCAGAGAA